From a region of the Nitrospira sp. genome:
- the acpP gene encoding acyl carrier protein, with the protein MATVEERVKKIIAEQLGVEEDEVTPEASFVEDLGADSLDTVELVMALEEEFSIEIPDEDAEKILTVGKALDYIKEKS; encoded by the coding sequence ATGGCAACAGTTGAAGAGCGCGTGAAGAAGATTATTGCTGAACAGCTCGGTGTGGAGGAAGACGAGGTGACACCGGAGGCCTCCTTCGTTGAAGACCTTGGGGCGGATTCGCTCGATACCGTCGAGCTTGTGATGGCACTCGAAGAGGAATTCTCGATCGAAATTCCCGATGAGGATGCGGAGAAGATTCTGACCGTTGGGAAGGCATTGGACTACATTAAGGAAAAGTCATAG